Part of the Paeniglutamicibacter sulfureus genome, AATGATGTGGGGTCGGCGCGTCCTTGTTTTGCGCTGGTTGGCTACGGCGAGGAATGGCCACGGCGACGCACCGAACGAAACCAACTCTACCCTAACGTAAGGGTAGAGTTGGAAGTCGAGGAAACAGGAGAACCCATGACTGACACCCCAACCCCAGCCGCCGATGCGCGGACCATGCACATCGGGGACCTGGCCGAGGCCACGGGCCTGTCCCAGCGAACCATCCGCCACTACGACGAGGTGGGCCTGCTCCCGGCAACCACGCGCAGTGAGGGAGGCTTTCGGATCTACACCGAATCCGACCTCCAGCGCATGCTGGTGATTCGGTCGATGAAACCTCTGGGATTCACTCTGGAGGAAATGGGCGAACTGCTGGACACCGTCGATGCCTTGGGCCTCGACAAGAACAATGCCGCCGCCCGGGCCAGGCTGTCGGAGTTCATCGGGCAGGCCGAACAGAAGCGCGCGAAGTTGGCGCTGAACCTTCGCCGGGCCGAAGACTTCATCCAGGACCTTCACAGCAGATAATCCGGCGCGATCCGCCACACGCATGACCGGGGCAGTGCTCAAGGACATTTTCGAGCCCGTGCCGGAGAGCGCCTTCGGCCTGGCCTACCCAGCGGGACTCGGCCCCACCCGAAAAATCGACGAACTGATGGCGTTCGGACGCGAGAAGTTCAGCAGGTTTTAGGCGCGCAGGGGCGAGCGCCATCCATGGACAAATTCACGGTGGACGACGTGGGCCAACCGCTTACTTCGACGTTTTGTTTGGAGCAATTTCGTCGGTTCCCCTATCAACCGACCGATCCCCGCGGGCACCGTGCCGCCACCCGGCACACATCCTGTCTCCTGCCACCGAACGTCGGCAATCATGGATACATGGCTTCCCCATCTTCCTTGTCAGTCACCGATTTCGCCGGTGCCGGCGTCGTGGTCACCGGAGCGACCTCAGGACTCGGTGCCGCGACTGCACGTCTCTTTGCCTCCCACGGAGCGCAGGTTGTGGTGTGCGGCCGCAACGAAGCCAAGGGCACTGCACTGGCCGAAGAAATCGGCGGAGTGTTTGCGCACGTCGACGTGCGCGACGAAGACTCGATGCGGGCAGCCATGGATCTTGGTGCCCGGGCACCCCGCGGACTTCGGGTCGCCGTGTCCGCAGCGGGCTCGGCCATCATCGAGAAGACCCTGGGCCGCAGCGGCGCGCACTCGCGTGCGTCCTTCACCGACCAGCTCGAGACCAACCTGGTCGGATCCTTCACCCTGCTGACCATGGCGGCAGAAGCCATGTCCGGCAACGCACCCGAATCCGACGGATCCCGCGGGGTCATTGCGCTGACCAGTTCGGTCGCCGCCTACGAGGGACAAATGGGCCAGCTGGCCTATGCCGCCTCCAAGGGCGGGGTAAACGCCATGGTCCTTCCCGCCGCCCGGGATTTGGCGCGTCACGGAATCCGTGTCCTCGGCGTGGCCCCGGGCGTCTTCGACACCCCGTTCATGGATGTCCTCAGCGACGAGGCCAAGTCGGGCATCGGCGCCGCCGTGCCCTTCCCGCAACGTCTCGGGCACGCCGGCGAGTTCGCCCAACTGATGCATTCGCTGATATCCAACCCCATGCTCAACGGCGAGGTCGTCCGCCTCGACGGTGCACTGCGCCTGGGCATGCGCTAAGTCCCCCCCACCAGCCCGAACACCCCCCTATCGTTCCCGGAGATCCAACCGCCATGCTTGCAGCAGTCGCCCACGCCCAGAACCCCAACGATCCCCTGTCCTGCCTGGAGCTGCGTGAGGTCCCCACACCTGTCGCCCCCGAAGGCTGGACCCGAGTGAAGGTCAAGGCCTCCTCGCTGAACATGCACGACGTTTGGACCTTGCGCGGGGTCGGGCACGATCCCAAGAACATCCCCATCATCCTTGGTTGCGACGTCGCCGGTGTCACCGACGACGGGCGCGAGGTCGTCATCTACCCGGTGATTGCCGACCCGGATGCCGGGAACGGGGACGAGACCCTGGACCCGAACCGTGCCCTGCTATCCGAACGGCACGACGGCGGCTTCGCCGAGTACATCGTGGTGCCCGATCGCTGCGTGATCCCCAAGCCCGAGCAACTCTCCTTCGAGGAAGCCGCCTGCCTGCCCGTGGCCTGGTCAACCGCCTACCGCATGCTCTTCACCCAAGGCCAGCTCAAGGCCGGGGACCGGGTGCTGGTCCAGGGTGCCGGCGGCGGCGTGGCCTCGGCTGCCATCGCGTTGGCCGCCGCCGCCGGAGCCACCGTCTATGCCACCAGCCGCACCGCGGACAAACGCGCCCTGGCGCTGGAACTCGGCGCCCACGCGGCATTCGAGTCCGGTACACGGCTGCCCGAGCGCGTGGACTTGGTCATCGAGACGGTCGGGGAGGCCACGTGGGGCCACTCGCTGCGCTGCCTGCGCCCGGGCGGCGCCATCGTGATCGCCGGGACGACCTCCGGCACCAGCCCGGAGGCGGACCTGGGCCGCATCTTCTACCAACAGTTGCGGATTCTTGGCTCCACCGGCTCCACCCGCCACGAAATGGTCGCGATGCTGCGCATGCTAGCCTCCACCGGACTGCGTCCGCGCATCGACCGCGTGCTGCCGTTGGAACGCATCCACGAAGGATTCGCAGCCATGATGGCCGGGGAAACCAACGGCAAGATCGTCATCACCATCGCTTGAGTCCCGGGCACTGTGCCATGATCATTCACGTGAACCAGCCAACAACCGCACCCCCTCCCTCCACGTCCCGAACCGCAGGATCCCAGACCCTGGCCCGCGGGCTCGAAGTGCTGCGTTTGGTGGCGGGCACCCCGGCAGGGCTGGGCATCAACGAGGTCGCCGAGCATGCCGGCATCCACCGCACAGGTGCCTACCGCCTGCTCAACACGCTCTGCGACGCCCAGCTGCTCCACCGCGGTGCGGACGGCCGCTTCCGCGGCGCGGCGGGGTTATTCTCCCTCTCCGCCTCGGCCTACCACTCGTTGATTGCTGCAGCCGAACCGGTGCTGCGCCGCTATGCCGACGAGCTCGGAGCCACCCTGGCCCTGATCGTGCGCGAAGGTGACGAAGCCATCGCCCTGCGGGTCACCGCCCCGACCTCCGGCACCTACCATGTGTCCTTCGCCGAGGCCTCGCGTCATCCGCTGGACCTCGGGGCCGCGGGCCACGCGATACTGGCCAGCGAGCCAGCGAGCCCCGGAGAGGATCCCCGCGTCAGCGCCGCCCGCGCCTCCGGCTACGCGCAGACCTTCGGCGAGGTGGAGCCCGGCATGCACGGCCTGGCCGTGCCGCTGGATGCCGGCATCTGCGGCGTCCCGGCCTGCCTGAACCTGATCACGGTGCGCCGGGAACAAGCGGAGGCTGCCGTCACCGTGCTGCAGCAGGCGGCCCGCGCGCTCGAGGCCGCACTGGTCTGAGGCAGGCCTCCGCGTGAACGCCCGACGAATTTCGTGCCAACTGGCGGCACACCGGCTTTGACGTGAATCACAAGGACTGGTGAACTGGGACTCAGCAGTTGTGCAGATAACGAATACTTTGTGCACTATTTACACACGGAAAGTTGATGTGGCCATGAACAGCATCCCCTCCAGCGAAGTCCTGATCATCGGAGCCGGCCCCGCCGGCCTCATGCTCGCCAACATCCTGGGGATGTACGGCCGAAGCGTCACGGTCCTCGAGGCCCGAGACGAACTCATCGACTACCCGCGCGGCGTGGGCCTTGACGACGAATCGCTGCGCACCATCCAGACCGTGGGCCTGGTGGACACCGTGCTGCCGCACACCGCACCGCAGCACATCATGCGGCTGGTCAACGGCTCCGGCAAGACCATCATGATCAACAACCCGCAGACCCGGGAATTCGGCTGGGACCGCAAGCACGCCTTCATCCAGCCCGAGGTCGACAAGGCCCTGTACGCGGGCCTGGCCCAGTACCCCAACATCAATGTGCACTTCGGCCACCTGGTCGAGGACGTCATCGAGGACGCCGCCGGCGTCACCGCCATTGCCCGCGTGACCAATGCCGATGGAACCGAAACCGAGCACCGCTTTTCCGCGCAGTACCTGGTGGGTTGCGAGGGCGGCAAGTCCCCGACGCGCAAGCGCATGGGCGTGAGCTTCGAGGGCGACTCCCCCTCCACCCGCTGGCTGGTCGTCGATGTCGACAACGACCCATTGGGCACCCCCAACGTCTTTCTCGGGGCGGACCCCAAGCGCCCGTATGTCTCCATCGGCCTGCCCCACGCCGTCCGCCGCTGGGAGTTTATGCTCCACGACCACGAGGACGAATCGGTGGTCACCTCCAAGGAGTGGGTCGCAGAGATGCTCAAGGACCACGTCCCGGACCCGCACAACCTGTCCTACATCCGCCGCCGCGTCTTCACCCACCACGGCCGCGTTGCCGGTTCCTTCCGCAAGGGCCGCCAGCTGATTGCCGGGGATGCCGCGCACCTGATGCCCGTGTGGATGGGCCAGGGCTGGAACTCGGGAATGCGCGATGCCACCAACCTGGGCTGGAAGCTGACCAGCGTGCTGACCGGCACCGCCGGCGAGGACATCCTGGACACCTACACCTCCGAGCGCAAGGACCACGCCAAGGCCATGGTCGATTTGTCCATGACCCTGGGCTCGGTCATCAAGATCACCAACCCGTTGGCCGTCGCCGCCCGCGACGCCGCTTCCTCGGTGCTCAACCTCTTCCCCTCGGCCAAGAGCTACTTCTCCGACATGCGCTTCAAGCCGATGCCTCGCTACACCGCCGGCGTGCTGGCGGACCCCACCACCCAGGCCTCCGGCACGGCCGCCGCGAAGCTCACCAGCAAGCTGATCCCGGTCAAGACCGCGAACAGGAAGGTCTCCCCGGTCGGCGTGCAGTTCCCGCAGCCGCGCGTGAACTCGCAGCTCGATGAGAACCTGCTGCTCGATGACGTCATCGGCAACTGGTGGACCGTGCTGGTCTGGGGCAACGATCCCAAGGACGTGCTCCCCGCCCACTCCATCAAGGCACTCGAGGCCCTCGGCGCGAAGCTCGTGGCCTTGGTTCCCGAAACCCAGCGTGAATGGGCCCAGGAACACATGAGCGAGGACGTATTGGTGCTGGGAGACCACACCGGCGCAGTGAAGAAGTGGTTCGACGAGCGCCCGACCCCGATGATCTTCCTTCGCCCGGACCGCTTCGTCGCCGGTGCTTGCCTGCACCAGCACGGGCCTGCCACGCTGCAGGCGATCCTCGATTCCATGGGAAGTGCAGCCGATCATTCCCCGTCCAAGGCGCAGGACTCGGCCCTGGCAGTGTAGCTTCGGCGCCCCAACAGACAACAACGACAGGCGCGGTCCCCACACCCGGTACACCGGGTGTGGGGACCGCGCCTGCTTGCACTCGTTCTGTCCTGCCCCGCCCTGCGAGCTGAACCTAACCTTCCGCGCCTGGGCTGGAAACCGCATGGGCAAGAACCGGCTGGTCCTCGAACACCGGGGCCAGCCGACGGCCAGCCCCGTGCAGGATCCGGGTCCGCTCCCCCGGGTCCTCCGAGCCCACAACTTCCGCGGGTGGACCGGGTACCCATGTCCACCCAAGGCCTTCGGCCAGCGCGCGCAGATTCCTTCGGTTGATTTCATGCAGGGCTGTTGGCTCGTTCGGGAAGCTGCCGAGCACGAGCACGCCGTTGGCAAAGCCGCGGGCGAGAGCCGCTTCCAGGGTCAGCGCCGTGTGGTTCAACGTCCCCAGGTGCGGCCGGGTGACCACCACCAGCCGTGCCCCGAGCGCGCCGGCAACATCGACGATGGTGTCCCCGGCCAAGGTCAGGGACACGAGAATTCCGCCGGCACCCTCGACGATGACGACGTCGTTCTCCAAGGCCAGTTCCTGCACGCGCCGAAGGTGGTCCCTAAGAACGGGAAGCGCTTGGGCCGCCCGGGCGCCCCCGGCGTGCAGGGCCGCATCCACCGGTGCCATGGGGTCCGCCAACCTGGCACCTTCTTCGAGTCCCAGCGACGGCGGGTTCCCGAGCCAGTCGCCGATCGACTGGACGTCGCCTGCCTGCCCGGGTGCCACGCCGGTTTGTGTCGGCTTGTAAATGGCAACCCGCCGCCCCGCATCCAGGGCGCAGGCGGCCAGGGCCGCGCTGACGACCGTCTTTCCGACATCGGTGTCGGTCCCGGTGACAACGAGAATCATGCCATCGCCTCCCTCGCGCCCAGCGCAGTCCATACCGTCCGCGGTGCCTGAAAGGAGAGCAGGTGCATCCAGTTCGGCTCATCGCCCGCCGGTCTCAGGTCCGGCAACGCCCGGGCCGCGGCCCCCAGCACCACCTCGGTTTCCATCCGTGCCAGCCCGGCGCCCAGGCAGCGGTGGATGCCGAATCCGAAAGCCAGCGAGTCGTCGTTGGCTTCCCCCAGGACCCCGCCGGAGAGCCTGAGCACCAAATGCTCACCTTCGGCAAAACGGTGCCCGTCGAGTTCGATGTCCGCAGCGACGCGACGGCGCCAGGTCGGTACCGATGAGGCTTGGGCCAGCACGTGGCCCACCAGATCCGCCGCGGACTTCTCCGAGTCGGCGCATTGCGTCCAGCGGTCCTCGTGCAGGGCAGTGCGCAGCGCGGTGGCGATGAGCATGGCGGTGGTTTCCTGCCCGGCAATGGTCAGGAAGTAGCCCAGTGAGCGGATCCGTGCCGAGTCGACCCCTGAATGGTGCAGCGCCGCGTAGAGGTTTCCGTCATCGCGGGCCACGGCCTCGGCCACGGAGGTCTCGAGCCAGGCATGGAACCCGGCGGCGCTGGCAGCCAGCTCCAGCTGGCGCTTGGCATCGGGCCAACCCCAGAAGAGTTCCAGCGAGTCCTGGCTCCAGGCCTTGAGGTCCTCGGCCGGCGGTATCGGCACCCCGGTGAGCCGGTGCATGACCTCGGGCGGAATCACCGCCGCCAGCCGCTGCGCCAGGTCGATGCTGGCACCGCCGCGGTACTCCTCGGCAAGCCCGGCGCAGATCGCCGCCACGCGTTCCTTGATGGGACCTGCCTGCGCGGCGACCTTCGCAGGGCTGAAGAATCTGGCCACCACCCGGCGCACCGCCAGGTGGTCGGACCCGCTTGCACTGGCCAATACCGGCGGCAGAGAGAACCTCGCCGCCGCCAGGATGCGCAGCGCCGCCGGCTCCAGATCGATGGCGGTGTCCAGCGCGTTGTCCGGGGTAAACACCTCAGGGCGCAGCAGGATCCGGCGCACCAGGGCGGGGTCCTCGATGCTGCAGTAGCGGCGGTTGACTTCTACGGGGTAGGCATCGGGTAGCGGTCCGGCCAGGGGCGCCAGCTCTCCGAGCGTGGCGGCTGGGGAGGCAAAGGGGCAACTCATGATTCTTCCTCCAGGATGATCCGGGCGATGGCGTGCAGGGCGTCGAGCAGGGCATCGGGATCGTGGTCGGCGTGCGCGGTGATCCGCAGCCGCGAGACCCCGTCGGGAACACTCGGCGGCCGGAAGCAGGCCACGGCGATGCCGCGGCCGTGCAGCAAGGCGGCGGCCCTCACGGCAGCGGCGGCTTCGGGCATCGTGACCGAATGCACCGCTCCGGCCCCCCGCTCGATGCGGTGGCGCAGACGCGGATCGGCCGCCAGGGTGTCGTGGACCAGCTTGGCGTTGCGCCCCAGCCTGGCCAGGGCCCCGGCGTCGGCCAGTCCCAGGG contains:
- a CDS encoding SDR family NAD(P)-dependent oxidoreductase, coding for MASPSSLSVTDFAGAGVVVTGATSGLGAATARLFASHGAQVVVCGRNEAKGTALAEEIGGVFAHVDVRDEDSMRAAMDLGARAPRGLRVAVSAAGSAIIEKTLGRSGAHSRASFTDQLETNLVGSFTLLTMAAEAMSGNAPESDGSRGVIALTSSVAAYEGQMGQLAYAASKGGVNAMVLPAARDLARHGIRVLGVAPGVFDTPFMDVLSDEAKSGIGAAVPFPQRLGHAGEFAQLMHSLISNPMLNGEVVRLDGALRLGMR
- a CDS encoding zinc-binding dehydrogenase, which encodes MLAAVAHAQNPNDPLSCLELREVPTPVAPEGWTRVKVKASSLNMHDVWTLRGVGHDPKNIPIILGCDVAGVTDDGREVVIYPVIADPDAGNGDETLDPNRALLSERHDGGFAEYIVVPDRCVIPKPEQLSFEEAACLPVAWSTAYRMLFTQGQLKAGDRVLVQGAGGGVASAAIALAAAAGATVYATSRTADKRALALELGAHAAFESGTRLPERVDLVIETVGEATWGHSLRCLRPGGAIVIAGTTSGTSPEADLGRIFYQQLRILGSTGSTRHEMVAMLRMLASTGLRPRIDRVLPLERIHEGFAAMMAGETNGKIVITIA
- the bioD gene encoding dethiobiotin synthase, producing the protein MILVVTGTDTDVGKTVVSAALAACALDAGRRVAIYKPTQTGVAPGQAGDVQSIGDWLGNPPSLGLEEGARLADPMAPVDAALHAGGARAAQALPVLRDHLRRVQELALENDVVIVEGAGGILVSLTLAGDTIVDVAGALGARLVVVTRPHLGTLNHTALTLEAALARGFANGVLVLGSFPNEPTALHEINRRNLRALAEGLGWTWVPGPPAEVVGSEDPGERTRILHGAGRRLAPVFEDQPVLAHAVSSPGAEG
- a CDS encoding MerR family transcriptional regulator, whose product is MTDTPTPAADARTMHIGDLAEATGLSQRTIRHYDEVGLLPATTRSEGGFRIYTESDLQRMLVIRSMKPLGFTLEEMGELLDTVDALGLDKNNAAARARLSEFIGQAEQKRAKLALNLRRAEDFIQDLHSR
- a CDS encoding bifunctional 3-(3-hydroxy-phenyl)propionate/3-hydroxycinnamic acid hydroxylase, whose amino-acid sequence is MNSIPSSEVLIIGAGPAGLMLANILGMYGRSVTVLEARDELIDYPRGVGLDDESLRTIQTVGLVDTVLPHTAPQHIMRLVNGSGKTIMINNPQTREFGWDRKHAFIQPEVDKALYAGLAQYPNINVHFGHLVEDVIEDAAGVTAIARVTNADGTETEHRFSAQYLVGCEGGKSPTRKRMGVSFEGDSPSTRWLVVDVDNDPLGTPNVFLGADPKRPYVSIGLPHAVRRWEFMLHDHEDESVVTSKEWVAEMLKDHVPDPHNLSYIRRRVFTHHGRVAGSFRKGRQLIAGDAAHLMPVWMGQGWNSGMRDATNLGWKLTSVLTGTAGEDILDTYTSERKDHAKAMVDLSMTLGSVIKITNPLAVAARDAASSVLNLFPSAKSYFSDMRFKPMPRYTAGVLADPTTQASGTAAAKLTSKLIPVKTANRKVSPVGVQFPQPRVNSQLDENLLLDDVIGNWWTVLVWGNDPKDVLPAHSIKALEALGAKLVALVPETQREWAQEHMSEDVLVLGDHTGAVKKWFDERPTPMIFLRPDRFVAGACLHQHGPATLQAILDSMGSAADHSPSKAQDSALAV
- a CDS encoding cytochrome P450, with protein sequence MSCPFASPAATLGELAPLAGPLPDAYPVEVNRRYCSIEDPALVRRILLRPEVFTPDNALDTAIDLEPAALRILAAARFSLPPVLASASGSDHLAVRRVVARFFSPAKVAAQAGPIKERVAAICAGLAEEYRGGASIDLAQRLAAVIPPEVMHRLTGVPIPPAEDLKAWSQDSLELFWGWPDAKRQLELAASAAGFHAWLETSVAEAVARDDGNLYAALHHSGVDSARIRSLGYFLTIAGQETTAMLIATALRTALHEDRWTQCADSEKSAADLVGHVLAQASSVPTWRRRVAADIELDGHRFAEGEHLVLRLSGGVLGEANDDSLAFGFGIHRCLGAGLARMETEVVLGAAARALPDLRPAGDEPNWMHLLSFQAPRTVWTALGAREAMA
- a CDS encoding IclR family transcriptional regulator, encoding MNQPTTAPPPSTSRTAGSQTLARGLEVLRLVAGTPAGLGINEVAEHAGIHRTGAYRLLNTLCDAQLLHRGADGRFRGAAGLFSLSASAYHSLIAAAEPVLRRYADELGATLALIVREGDEAIALRVTAPTSGTYHVSFAEASRHPLDLGAAGHAILASEPASPGEDPRVSAARASGYAQTFGEVEPGMHGLAVPLDAGICGVPACLNLITVRREQAEAAVTVLQQAARALEAALV